Part of the Streptomyces sp. NBC_00457 genome, CGCTGGAGCCCGTGCCGGGCCAGGTGGGGGAGAACGAAGACCTGACGGTACGCACCGGCTTCTACGTCATCGACGTGGAGTCCGGCACGGCCGAGTTCGCCGACCGCCCTTCGGACACCGAGGGCGAGATGCAGGGCTTCGGCGGGCGCGAGGACCTCAGCTTCAGCGCCGGTGACCCCGACCTCGTCTGGGAGCCGAGCGATCTGGGCCGGATGTACTACGACCTGCGGGGCGGGCATGCCCGGCAGCCGGTGGCCGACAGGTATGTGAGCTACTACGAGGCCGGGCTGTCCCCTGATGGAAAGCGGGTCGCGGTGAAGTCGAGGATCGTGGACGCGAAGACCGGCGAGCAGGTCGCGGTGATGCCCGCCGAGCGCCTGATCGCGTGGGTGGACGACAAGCGCCTGATCGCCTGGGGCTGCGATCCCGGGCAGTGCAACGGCAAGGACCCGAGCCACCACCGGCTACTCCTCGTCACGGTCGGCAGTGAGCAGACGCAGCCGCTGTCCGGCGTCCGCGGCGACTCCAGCACGGCGTCCGGCAACTGGACACCGGTGTTCACCGCGCGGCGATAGCACCATCGCGGGCGTACGGGCCAGAGGCTGTCACAGGCCACGGGCCCGCACGCCTGCCTCATCCGCCGCCAGAAGCGGTCCGCGTTCCGGCCCGCCGGGAGGCCCAGGGCGGTCTGCAACGCCTTCACCGCCACCATGGGTGGCTCTCGGCAGGCTCGTCGGTCGGCTACCTCAACAAGGGTCCGCACTTCGCGAAGCAGTAGCGAGTGCCGATCAAGTACAAGAAGATCAAGCGCTGCCCCACCTACAGCAAAACCCACTATGAGGTCCGCCCCGCCGGCTATCACGTTCCGGGCGGCTGGAATGCCGACGTGTACGGCAAGGACGTCAGATACAAGGACGGTTATGGAACGTTCTCCAAGCTTGTTCTTTATCTACCAGGACCTGCCAGGCTTGCCGATGGCCTTGAGGGTCTCGGGCCGTTTGACGGTCTTGCCGACGTCGTATCGGGGTGCCCGGTGTTTGTTCCTGGCGCCAGGTGGCCGTCCTGGGCCGGCGCCTCGAGGTTTGGGAACACGGGTCGGGCAGGCGAGGTGAGCGCGGATGTTCCTGAACCCCCGGCGGACCCGGGCAGGGGTGAGCCGGTCGGAAGGGGTGGGTTTCTCCCAGGGCCGGCGGAGGTCCTCGGCGAGGGGCCGGGCGAGCCGGAGCTGAGTGTGAGCGACGATCAGGATCCAGGTCCAGCGGTCCGCCGCCTCGGGAGTACGGAGCTTCGGAGTGGTCCAGCCGAGGGTCTGCTTCGCGAAGCGGAAGGTGTGCTCCAGGTCGAAGCGGCGGAGAAATGCCTGCCAGAAACGGTCCACGTCGTCCGGAGTGACGCCGGTCTTGGAGGACCATAACCACACCGGCGGGGCATCACGGTCCTTCGACAGATGCTCGACCTTCAACCGGATCAACGTGCCCTCCACCAAGGGCAGTTCACCATCATGGTCGAGCCATGAGGAGCGGTGGGTGAGCCTTGGGTGGACCCGGTCCCATGCCTGCGTCTGGGCCTTGCCGTAGTTGGTCGTGGCGGTGACCGTGGTGATCGTGGGCTCGGGCCAGGTCTCCGGCTTGGCAAAGCGGAATTCCGGACCGTGCTTTGGCGGCCGGCCGCCCTTCGGGTCGTAGACACGAGGCGGCTTCGGCAGTCTCATGACGCGGTCGGAGCGGACCCGGCCGACCAGCTCGACCGGCAGATCGCGTAGGACCCAGGCCAGGCGGGTGACGTCGTAGCCGGCATCGCTGACGATCACGATGTCCGGGTCTCCGGCCCGCCACTGACCCGCGGCGATGAGCCGTTCAACGATTCCCCGCAGCTGGGCGGCGGTGACCGCGGTGGCGTCGTCCACCGGTCCGAGCCGGACCGCGTCCAGGATCGCTGTCCAAGAGGTGGCACCCGGCTCCAGGACGGCGACGAAGGAGTAGGGCCAGCCCGGGATGAACTGCGACGCCGTCTTCGCCCGGCCATA contains:
- a CDS encoding NF041680 family putative transposase, with amino-acid sequence MSLLPDGVRRDAFAEASRFRGEFYECLTARRDELFELTDAVLCADGAVKSPVDLTLLPEHRRGHGAMYGGLNHGRIDVGRVRTVLAGLSLPRFDGGRLVLAVDVSPWLRSDAPCSAERLFCHVYGRAKTASQFIPGWPYSFVAVLEPGATSWTAILDAVRLGPVDDATAVTAAQLRGIVERLIAAGQWRAGDPDIVIVSDAGYDVTRLAWVLRDLPVELVGRVRSDRVMRLPKPPRVYDPKGGRPPKHGPEFRFAKPETWPEPTITTVTATTNYGKAQTQAWDRVHPRLTHRSSWLDHDGELPLVEGTLIRLKVEHLSKDRDAPPVWLWSSKTGVTPDDVDRFWQAFLRRFDLEHTFRFAKQTLGWTTPKLRTPEAADRWTWILIVAHTQLRLARPLAEDLRRPWEKPTPSDRLTPARVRRGFRNIRAHLACPTRVPKPRGAGPGRPPGARNKHRAPRYDVGKTVKRPETLKAIGKPGRSW